In the Natronoglycomyces albus genome, CATACAACCGATGAGCGGTCTGGAAGCACTCTATATATATGGAGCCACCGTCGCTGGGGCCGAAACCTGAGATAGAGGTTCACAAGCTTCAAAGTTGGCGACACGGGACCGACACACCCGGAGCTGGCCGATACCAGTTCCCGGTCTTGAGCGTTGTTGCCTGGCGAACCCCTTGGTCCGCCGGAGTCCACACTGATGGGCTCCGGCGGATTTCTTTCCGTCTTTTGTGACAAGCTGTCTGTATGAGCCAAGAGCACAATCCCGAAGCTCCGGATGCCACTGTCAAGGAGCCGCGTCAAGTCGCCGCCATGTTTGATCGAGTTGCCGCCGGTTATGACCGCACGAACACGGTGATGGTGGCAGGTCAGGACCGTGGTTGGCGGCGCGCTACGCGGGCCGCGCTTGAGCTGGGGCCGGGGCAGCGCTGCCTAGACCTGGGGGCGGGTACGGGAGTGTCGACTGCCGAGCTGGCGAAGTCGGGAGCCGATGTCGTCGGCGTCGACATGTCGCTGGGGATGATGGCGGAGCACGGCGACCGGGACGTGAATCTGGTGGCGGCGAACGCATTGAATCTCCCTTTCGGGGACGGTACTTTCGACGCGGTTACGGGATCGTTCTTCATTCGCAATGTTTCCGATGTCGATGCTTGCCTGGTGGAGGCGCGGCGGGTGTTGAAGCCGGGTGGCCGTTTGGTGTTGTGCGAGATCACACACCCGACCTGGCAGCCGTTCCGTTTCGCGCACGGCCTGTTTGTGAAACATTTTCTGCCGCGGGTGGCGGGGGCGGTCGGCTCCGATAAAGAGGCTTATACGTACTTGTCAGAGACGATTGACGAGTGGCCGGAGGCGGCTGACTTTGCCGACCAGATCGTGCGGGCCGGTTTCAAGCAAGTGGCGTGGCGCAATCTCTCAGGTGGGGCTGTGGCCTTGCACCGGGGATACAAGTAGGGGCACCAGATAGGGCGCGAATGCTGCATGGCACCGATCCATCGAGATCGTGTGCTGCAAGGTGCTGCCTGTCCCGCACGGACCAGGGCATGTGCGCTGGTGGATAGTCGATGGCCTACCGCTGGCGTGGCCGGGGTGGGTCGGTGTTTACGCAGCTAGTGCGCGGTGAGAGTTGCGACACGCACGGAATCCGAATGTGAATTTTTTTCACCTGGGGACCCCCAATTTCATGATCTCAGGAATCGTTTGTGGGCGTCAACGATAGATCCGCCGCCTGTGGATAACTCGTTCTTGTGCTGCGGTGACGGCCGGTGATTAACAGCGTTGCCGGTCGCTCATGGTGTTCCGTGCATCACGGTTGCGCATTCAATACCGCCTCAGGCCCTCGGCTCATTGCTGGCGCTCATGTTTGATACTCAAGCAGCCCCTTGCGGCCAATGTTCAACCCGCGCGGCAGGAGGCGAGTAACCCTGCCCGTGACGTGGACCCCTCTGGCCTCGCCTTACACACACCTCTGGCTCACCGTGGGCGCGAGGCACCCCTCGCAGGCTATTGGGCGCCTCGGATGGTTCCAACGGGTACCACTCGAGCTCTCAACCCGCCTTAGATGTGGGCGTTTTTCGAGGTGAGGACGCATGCTTGTGCTCGTGGCAATTGCGGGAACGACTCCCTCTGGGCGGCCTGGGTGCCGTGACCAGTGGTCTCCAAGTGTGCTCCCGAAAACATGAAAAGTTAGGTTGACCTAAGTAACAGTGGTGGATTGGTGTGGTCTTACACTGCACTCAAGAACGCTTGTGAAGATCTTCACAAGCCCCGCAGGTCGCCCACACCACCGCCCAAAGCCTGAGAGGACCCACGTGAACACTCACGTAGCCCCAGCCGCTGACGTCATTGTCGTCGGCGCAGGACCCGGCGGTTCCGCAGCGGCATATTACCTTGCCCAACGCGGTCTCGACGTGCTTTTGCTGGAAAAGACCCAGTTTCCCCGCGAGAAGGTGTGCGGTGACGGACTCACTCCGCGTTCGGTGGCCGCCCTGCTCAAAATGGGCATCGACACCTCCGAAGGCAATGGCTGGACCCGCAACAAGGGCCTGCGGGTCGTCACCCGCGACATCACGCTCGAGTTGGACTGGCCGACCCTAGACGCCTACCCGGCCTATGGGCTGAGCCGAACCCGACTCGACTTCGACGACCTGCTCGCCCAACGTGCCGTCGAAGCTGGAGCGCGGCTCCAAACAGCCACTCAAGTCACCGCCCCGACCTTCGACCTGGCCGGGCGCGTCAATGGCGTCCAAGCTCTTCTCGGGCCAGACAAAGAACCCGTCACCTACCGAGCCCCACTGGTCATCGCCGCTGACGGTGTCTCGGGTCGGATGGCGTTGGCACTAGGTCTCAACCGCCGCGACGACCGCCCCATGGGCGTGGCCGTACGCCGCTACTACTACTGCGACGCCAAACACGACGACGACTATCTCGAATCCTGGCTCGAACTGCGGTCCGCCTCCGACCCCGACACACTCCAGCCCGGTTACGGCTGGATCTTCGGCCTCGGCGACGGCCGCATCAACGCCGGACTGGGAGTGTTGAACTCCTCGGCGTCCTACCAGCAGGTGAACTACCGCCAGCTGCTACTGGACTGGCTGGCCGCCACCCCAGAGGAATGGGGCCTGCGAGACGAGTCCAACGCCGACGGCCCCATTCGCGGAGCCGCCTTGCCCATGGGCTTTAACCGGGTCCCGCACTATTCGCGCGGCATGATGCTCATCGGCGACTCCGGCGGCATGGTCAACCCCTTCAACGGGGAAGGCATCGCCTACGCGATGGAATCGGGCGACATCGCGGCCGAAGTGGCCGCGAAAGCCTTGGCAGCCAACAGCTCCCCCCGCCGCGAGGCCGCCTTGCGGACCTACCCAGATCAGATCTCTGACCATCTTGGCGGCTACTACCGCATGGGTGGGATATTCGTGAAGCTCATCGGCCACCCCGAAGTCATGCGCCTGTGCACCGAACAGGGCATGAAGTCACGCACGCTGATGCGCTTCGTACTCAAACTCTTGGCCAACCTCACCGACGCTCGGGGAGGCGACGCCATGGACCGCATTATCAATGGACTGCAACGAGTAACCCCCAAAGTGTGACCTGGTCACCCATCGGGCAGTTGTGAAGGGAGGAGGAGCATTGCCATGGAGCTCTACGTACCAGTAGTAGTGATGTTCGCAGTAGGCCTGGGCTTTGCGATTGTGTCGATGCTGGGTGCCACTTTGGCGGGCCCACGTCGGCCCAACCGCGCCAAATACGAGCCCTACGAATGCGGCATCGAGCCCGCCCCGGCCGTCGCAGGTGGCACGCGTTTCCCCATCAAGTTTTACCTGACCGCGATGCTGTTCATCGTCTTCGACATCGAGATCATGTTCCTCGTACCGTGGGCGGTGTACCACGACGTACTAGGACTGTTCGGCCTGTGGGCGATGGTTCTGTTCGTCGGCACGCTCTTCATCACCTTCGCCTACGAATGGCGACGCGGTGGATTGGACTGGAATTAATGGGTATTGAAGAGAAACTTCCGTCCGGGGTTCTCCTCACCTCGGTGGAGTCGTTGGTGAACTGGACCCGCAAGGCCTCCCTATGGCCGGCGACGTTCGGCCTAGCCTGCTGCGCCATCGAAATGATGGCCACCGGCGCGGCCCGCTACGACACTGGCCGCTTCGGAATGGAGGTCTTTCGCGCCTCCCCCCGCCAAGCTGACCTCATGATCGTCGCTGGCCGAGTGAGTCAAAAGATGGCCCCGGTTCTGCGCCAGATCTACGACCAGATGGCCGCCCCGAAGTGGGTTCTGTCCATGGGCGTGTGCGCCACCTCCGGCGGCATGTTCAACAACTACGCCATCGTGCAGGGCGTCGACCACGTCGTGCCCGTCGACATGTACCTGCCCGGCTGCCCGCCCCGCCCCGAGATGCTGCTCGACGCGATCCTCAAACTGCACGAGAAGATCCAGCACGAGCCCCTCGGCGAGAAGCGTCGCCAAGAACAGGCCCAAGAAACACCCCCCGAGGTGCCCTACGGTTCCATGCCTTCCTCGTACCGCTTCAACAAGCAGCTACGCAAGGAATGGACTGAGGCGGCCAAGGACGGATCGGCCGAACAACTGCGCATCCGCCGGTTCATGGACCGAGTACAGGAGGAGCAGAAGTGAGCGACGACAAGAAGGGCCTCTTCGGAGTCTCCGGCTCCGGTGACACCTCCGGCTTCGGTGGACTCGTACGCCCCGACCCCGTCACCGACGAGATCGTCTCCACCGAACCCCCATACGGTTCCTACTTTGACGAAGTCGTCGACACGTTCAAAGACCTCCTAGGCGAGGAATCGATTCGCGGAATCGTCGTCGACCGAGACGAACTCACCATCCATGTCGACCCCGACCAGGTCGCGCATATCTGCCAGACGCTACGCGACGACGAGGCGCTCAAGTTCGAGTTCTGCAACTCGGTCTCCGGAGTCGACTACGAAGGTCGCGAAAAGCGCCTGCACGTGGTCTACCACCTCACCTCGATGACGTACCGCCGGCGCATCCGCCTCGAAACCGCCGTCAGCGTCGAAGACCCACACGTGGCCTCCGTGACGCAGGTGTACCCCACCGCCGACTGGCAAGAGCGCGAAACCTACGACATGTTCGGCGTTATCTTCGACGGACACCCCGCGCTGACCCGCATCCTCATGCCCGACGACTGGGAGGGCTACCCGCAGCGCAAGGATTACCCGCTGGGCGGCATCAGTGTCGAATACAAGGGCGCCTCGATTCCCCCGCCAGACGAACGGCGCTCCTATGAGTAACCACCCAGTCCCCACCTCCACCACCGTCAAGGAGGGTCAGTCATGAGCGACACCACCAACACACCGGACGCCTTCGCCGCGGGTTCCAACGAAGCCGACGACGCCTACGCGCCCGAGCGCGCCACCACCGAAGGCCGCGTCTTCACCGTCACCGGAGGCGACTGGGACGAACTGGTCAGCCAAGTCGACCCGGTCAACGACGACCGCCTCGTGGTCAACATGGGACCCCAGCACCCCTCGACCCACGGCGTGCTGCGACTCGTGTGCGAGCTCGAAGGCGAGACCGTGCGCTCCCTGCGCCCCGTCGTCGGCTACCTGCACACCGGCATCGAGAAAAACGTCGAATATCGCACCTGGACGCAAGGCAGCACCTTCGTCACCCGCGCCGACTACCTCGCCCCGCTGTTCAACGAGACCGCCTACTGCCTGGGCGTGGAGAAACTGCTCGGTGTGGAGGTGCCCGAGCGTGCCACCACCATCCGCGTCCTCATGATGGAGCTCAACCGCATCGCCAGCCACCTCGTGTGCCTGGCGACCACGGGTATGGAACTGGGCGCCCTGTCGATGATGATCTACGGCTTCCGTGACCGCGAGCACATCCTCGACATCTTCGAAGCCGTCTGCGGCCTGCGCATGAACATGGCCTACGTCCGCCCCGGCGGACTGGCCCAGGACCTGCCCGCCGGAGCCGAGAAACTCATCCGCGACTTCCTCGCCTACATGCCTAAAGGCCTGGACGACTACGAGAACCTGCTCAACGACAACATCATCTGGAAGGAACGCACCCAAGGCGTCGCCTACCTCGATGTGTCCGGCTGCCTCTCCCTGGGAGTCACCGGCCCCGTTCTGCGCTCCGCCGGGCTCCCCTGGGACCTGCGCAAAACCATGCCCTACTGCGGATACGAGAACTACGACTTCGAAGTCGCCACACACAATGGCGCCGACGCGTGGGGCCGCTACCTGGTGCGCATCGAAGAAATCCGCCAGAGTCTGCGCATCATCGAACAGGCCCTCGACCGGCTCCAGCCCGGACCGGTCATGGTCGAAGACAAGAAGATCGCCTGGCCCGCACAGCTATCCCTGGGTGGCGACGGCCTAGGCAACAGCCTCAACCACGTCCGCCACATCATGAGCCAGTCCATGGAAGCTCTCATCCACCACTTCAAACTGGTGACCGAAGGCTTCCGCGTCCCCCCCGGACAGGTCTATGTGCCCATCGAAGCCCCGCGCGGAGAACTGGGAGTCCACATGGTCTCCGACGGAGGAACCCGCCCCTACCGGATGCACATGCGTGAACCCAGTTTCATCAACTTGCAGTGCGTTCCCGCGCTGGCCGAAGGCGGCATGTTGAGTGACGTTATCGCCGGGGGCGCGTCCCTCGACCCCGTTATGGGAGGTTGTGACCGCTAATGGCCTACTCCGAAGAGATTCACGCATCGGCTGAGGAAATCAAGGCGCAATACCCCGAGGGCCGTGAGCGCTCGGCGCTGTTGCCCCTGCTGCACCTCGTGCAGTCGGTGGACGGCTACATCACGCCCGAAGGCACAGCCTTCTGCGCGGAGAAACTCGGCATCACCAAGGCCCAAGTACAGGCCGTGTCGACCTTCTACACGATGTACAAGCGCAACCCGACCGGCGACTGGCTGGTGAGCGTATGCACCAACACCATGTGCGACGCCCTGGGTGGACAGAAGATCTACGACCGGCTGTCGGACCACCTCAAGGTTGGTCACGACGAGACCACCGCCGACGGCAAGATCACGCTCGAACACGCCGAATGCCTCGCCGCCTGCGACTATGGCCCAGTCATGACGGTCAACTACGAGTTCTTCGACAACATGGACGAAGAACAAGCCCTAGAGGTCGTCAACCAGCTGCAAGAAGGCAAAATCCCCGTCCCCAGCCGGGGCGCGCCGCTATGCACGCTCAAGCAGATTTCGGTACAGCTGGCCGGCTACGGCGATGAGCGCGACGAAGGCAACGCCGGAACCGGCGCGGGAGATTCCACCTTGGTCGGCCTCCAATTGGCCGCCGAGCACGGCGTCACCGCCCCCCAGTTCGACCCCGACACGCCTCTGGTGTCAAAGGAGGAGGCTCAGTGAGTCAGTCCACTTCCGCGCCGCGCGCCGAACTGATCGAAAAGATCACGCCGGTCGTCACCAAGCGCTGGATGTCGCCCAACGCCTGGAAGCTCGACGTCTACGAGCAGCTTGACGGCTACGCCGCCCTGCGCAAGGCCCTGCGCCACACTCCCGACGAAATCATCGCCTTCATGAAGGACTCCGGCCACCGTGGACGCGGCGGCGCGGGATTCCCCGTAGGCATGAAGTGGGGCTTCGTGCCGCAAAATGACGGCAAGCCCCACTACATGGTCATCAACGCCGACGAGGGCGAGCCAGGCACCTGCAAGGACCTGCCGCTGATGATGAACGACCCGCACTCGGTGATCGAGGGCGTCATCATCTCCTCCTACGCGATTAGAGCCAACAACGCCTATATCTATGTCCGCGGTGAAGCCGTCCACGCCATCCGGAAACTGCGCCACGCGGTCAAGGAAGCCAAGGCGGCCGGCTACCTGGGCCGTAACATTCTCGGCTCGGGCTTTGACCTCGACATCGTCGTCCACGCTGGGGCTGGGGCCTACATCTGCGGCGAAGAAACCGCCCTGTTGGACTCCCTGGAAGGCTACCGGGGTCAACCGCGACTACGCCCGCCGTTCCCCGCGACCCACGGCCTATATCAGCAGCCCAGCTGCATCAACAATGTCGGCACCATCGCCGCGGTTCCCCACATCATCCTCGGCGGAGCCCAATGGTGGAAGGACCTCGGTTCGGACAACTCCGCGGGCACGATGATCTACTCGCTCTCCGGCCGCGTCAACCGACCCGGACAATACGAGTGCGGCATGGGAACCACTCTGCGCGAACTCATTGAGCTAGCCGGTGGCATGCAAGAGGGCCACGAGATCAAGTTCTGGACCCCAGGCGGGTCCTCAACGCCGATGCTCACCGCCGACCACATAGACGTCCCGTTGGACTTTGACTCGGTCGCCAAGGAAGGTTCCATGCTCGGAACCACCGCCTTGATGATCTACTCCAACCAGGACTGTCCGGTTTACGCCAGCTACCGGTGGATCAAGTTCTACCACCACGAGTCCTGCGGCAAGTGCACTCCGTGCCGCGAGGGCAACTACTGGATGGTGCACGTCTATGAGCGCATCCTCAGCGGTCGCGGTACCGAAGAGGACCTTCGCACGCTGACCGACGCGTGCGCCAACCTGCTGGGACGCTCCTTCTGCGGGCTGGGCGACGGAGCCACCTCATGTGTGACCTCCTCGCTGAAGTACTTCCGGCAGGACTACCTCGACTACATCGAGGGCCACCGTCCGCCCCTGTTCCACCCAGACGAACTGGTAGGAGCCCACTGATGAGTCAGCCAACCACCGTCACCCTCACCATTGACGGCTTCGAGATCACCGTCCCCAAGGGAACACTGGTGATCCGGGCCGCTGAACAACTCGGGATCGAAATCCCGCGCTTCTGCGACCACCCGCTCCTAGCCCCCGCCGGAGCGTGCCGCCAGTGCCTAGTTGATGTGGAAGGACAGCGCAAGCCGCTGGCCTCCTGCACCGCCGAATGCACCGACGGCATGGTCGTGCGCACGCAGGAAACCTCTGAGGTCGCCGCCAAGGCCCAAGAGGGCATCATGGAGTTCCTGCTCATCAACCACCCGCTGGACTGCCCCACCTGCGACAAGGGCGGCGAGTGTCCTCTGCAGAACCAGGCCATGTCCACCGGGCGCACTGAAACTCGGATGAAGCCAGAGGACAAGCGGACCTACCGCAAAGCCCTCCCCATTTCCAGCCAAGTGCTTCTGGATCGCGAACGTTGCGTTCTATGCGCCCGCTGCACCAGGTTCTCTAACGAAATCGCCGGAGACCCCTTCATCGAACTGATGGAGCGTTCGGCCCTCGAACAGGTCGGCATCTACGAAGACGAACCCTTCGAGTCCTACTTCTCGGGCAACACCGTGCAAATCTGCCCGGTCGGCGCGCTCACAGGAAGTCAGTACCGCTTCCGGGCCCGCCCCTTTGACCTGGTGTCCTCTGAGTCGATCTGCGAACACTGCTCGGCCGGATGCGCGCAGCGTTCCGACCACCGACGCGGTAAGGTCATGCGCCGCCTGGCCGGGGACGACCCGGCCGTCAACGAAGAGTGGAACTGCGACAAGGGCCGCTGGGGCAACCAGTATGTCGACGCCGCCGACCGTATCCTCACCCCGCTGGTGCGAGGAGAGGACGGACGACTGCATGAAGCATCCTGGCCCGAGGCCCTACGCAAAGCCGTCGCTGGGCTCCGCGAGGCGAAAGCCGCAGGCGGAGTTGGAGTCCTCCCCGGCGGCCGCCTCACCGTCGAAGACGCTTACGCGTACTCGAAGTTCGCCCGCGTCGCCTTGGGCACCAACGACATCGACTTCCGCTCCCGCCCTCACTCCTCGGAGGAGGCGGAGTTTCTCGCCCACGCCGTCGCTGGCGTCTACCCGGCCTCGGGTGGACTGACCTACGACGACATCGAGAAGGCACCGGCAGTTGTCACCGTCGGCCTCGAAGTCGAAGAGGAATGCCCCATCCTGTTCCTGCGCATGCACAAAGCCGTGCGCAACCACGGACAACAAGCCCACGTCGTCGCCCCCTTCGCCTCGGCGGGTACCAAGAAGCTCGCGGCGAAGCTGCACGACGTCGTCCCCGGAGGCGAAGCGGCCTACCTTTCCTCAGGAGTGCTCACCGAAGCGCTCAAGAGCAAGGGCGCGGTACTGCTGGTGGGTGAGCGCCTTGCCAACCAGAGCGGAGCGTTCTCCGCCGCCGTTAAGCTCGCCGCCGACACCGGAGCCCGGCTCGCCTGGGTACCGCGTCGCGCTGGTGACCGTGGTGCGGTGGAAGCCGGATGCCTGCCGGGCCTCCTGCCCGGCGGGGGACTGGCCGAGTCTCCCGAAGACCGCGCCCAACTGGCGCAACACTGGGACGTCGACCAGCTGCCGGAAGCCACCGGACGTCCGGCCTGGCAGATCCTCAAGGCAGCCGCCGACGGCGAGCTGGGTGGACTTCTCGTGGGCGGCGTTGACCCCTACGACTTCGCCGACGCGCCAGAGGCCGAAGCCAGCCTGTACGCGGCCAGGTTTGTCGTCTCGTTGGAGATCCGCCACTCCTCGGTCACCAAGATGGCCGATGTGGTCCTACCGGTTGCCCCCGACGTCAACAAGTCCGGCTCCTACTTCAACTGGGAAGGTCGCCTGCGCCTGTTCGACCGGGTCATCAAGTCTGACCTGCTTAGCGACCACCGGGTGTTGCACCTTCTGGCCGAGGGGCTGGGCGCCAAGCTCAACCTCGACGAAGCGCGCTCCACTCGCGCCGAGATCGCCAGCTTGCCTGACCCGATCACCCGCGCGCCCGCACCGGAGAACGCGGCCGCGAAGCCGGGCGAACCCGCCGCAGGCCAAGCAGTTCTCGCCACCTGGCGGCAGCTGCTCGACGGCGGCTCGTTGCAAGACAACAACGACCACTTGGCAGGCTGTGCGCCCAGCCCCGTCGTTCGGCTCTGCCAAGCCACCGCGGATGCCATCGGGGCCGAAAACGGTGGGGGAGTGGCGGTCAGCTCGGCCAAGGGTGGCATTACCTTGCCGTTGGAGATCACCGATATGCCCGAGGGCGTCGTCTGGCTTCCCACTAACGCCCCCGGACGCGGCATATACCGCAATCTGGGCGTACAAGCCGGTGATGTCGTCTCCGTCAAGGCATTCTCCTCACCCTCCCGAGGCGGCGGCTGCTGCCAGGGCGGGTCCACCGTCAGCGCTGCTGGAGCGGAGGCTTGCAAGTGAACGACTATCTAGCCCTGTTCGGAAACGACCCCTTTTGGCTCATCGCCCTCAAAGGGCTCGCGACCTTCATGGTCCTCACCCTCTTGGTGCTCTTCACCATTTGGTTCGAGCGCCGGGTCGTGGCGAAAATGCAGGTGCGCCCTGGGCCCAACCGTAACGGGCCCTTCGGCTTGCTCCAGTCCTTGGCAGACGGCCTGAAGCTGGCTTTCAAGGAAGACATCACCCCCCGCACCGCCGACAGGGTCATCTTCCTGGCAGCGCCGGTCATCGCGGTCACCTGCGCCTTCACCGCCTTCGCGGTGATCCCCATGGGACCCGAGGTCACCATCCTGGGCCACCTCACTCCGTTGCAGATGACTGACTTTGAAGTCTCGGTGCTGCTGGTGCTGGCCTGCTCGGCGGTCGGTGTCTACGGCATCGTGCTAGCGGGCTGGGCCTCCGGGTCGACCTACTCGCTGTTGGGCAGCCTCCGCGCCGCCGCCCAAGTGGTCTCCTACGAGATCGCCTTGGGTCTGGCGGTACTGGCGGTGTTCCTTCAGTCGAAACTCATGTCGACCTCCGGAATCGTCGAAGCCCAAGCGGGCGGAACTCAGATGATCATCCCCGGCACAGACATCGAATTTTCGGTGCCCGGCTGGTACTTCCTGGCACTGGCTCCCAGCTTCGTCATCTTCCTCATCGCCATGGTCGGCGAGACCAACCGGGCCCCGTTCGACCTGCCAGAGGCCGAATCGGAGCTGGTCTCGGGCTTCGCCACCGAGTACTCGACATTGAAGTACGCGTCGTTCTTCCTGGCCGAATACGTCAACATGGTCACCATGTCGGCCTTGGCCGTCACGTTGTTCCTAGGCGGATGGCGCGCGCCGTTCCCCGAGAACTGGTGGCCTGCGGCCAACGAGGGTTGGTTCCCGCTCATTTGGTTCTTCGGCAAGGTCCTGCTGCTGCTGTTCGTGTTCGTGTGGCTGCGTGGAACCCTGCCTCGCCTGCGCTACGACCAGTTCATGCGCCTGGGTTGGAAGATCCTCGTCCCGGTCAGCCTCGTCTGGGTCATGGTGCTTGCCGCTCTCAACATCGGAATGGGTTCGCCCGACACCTCTACCCGGATTGCGCTCGTCGGCGGCGCGATCGTCATCGTCATGGCAGTCTTCGTCTTCTGGCCATCGCGTGATCCCTATGAGCCGCCCACCCAGCCCGATGCCGGGCTCGGCGGCTACCCGGTTCCGCCGATGGACCTCGAGGTTCCGCCCAACCCGCGCGCACTCGCCCAGGTCTCGACCAAGGAACCGGCCCAACTGCCCGAGGCCGAGGACGATGATTCCGCGACCGCTAACAACCAGGGAAAGGAGGAGTAGATGTTTGGCACGCTACGCGGCTTCGGAGTCACCTTCTCGCACATGTTCAAGAAGATGGTGACGGAGAAATACCCCGAAGAAGTACCGCCACCTGCGCCTCGCTATCACGGCCGCCACATTCTCAACCGCTACCCCGATGGCTTGGAGAAGTGCATCGGTTGCGAACTGTGCGCCTGGGCCTGCCCGGCCGACGCGATCTATGTCGAAGGGGCGGACAACACCGACTCCGAGCGCTACTCGCCCGGTGAGAGGTACGCCAAGAACTACCAGATCAACTACGCTCGCTGCATTTTCTGCGGACTGTGCATCGAGGCCTGCCCGACCCGGTCGCTCACCATGAGCAACGAGTACGAGTTGGCCGCCGACAATCGGCGCGATCTGATCTTCACCAAAGAGGACCTCCTGGCCCCGCTGCGCGAAGGCATGCAGCCCGCCCCGCACAAGTCCAAAGCGGGCGCGACCGACGACTACTATGAGCGCGGCGTGAATGCCCCCGGTGACGCCGTCGGAGGCGAGTACTCCGATACCGAACGCCGATTGGGTCTAGACCGCGCCGCTCCTGAGAAGGGAGCAGGTCAGTGACCGGCGAAGAAATCGTCTTTTGGATTCTGGCCCCCATCGCCCTTGGCGGGGCGATCGGGCTGGTGTTGGCGCGCAGCGCCATCCACGCGGCACTTCTGCTGGCGTGCACCATGCTCACCCTCGGTGTCTTCTACATCATGCAGGCCGGGCCGTTTATCGGTTTCGTGCAGATCTTGGTCTACACCGGCGCGATCATGATGCTGTTCTTGTTCGTCATCATGTTGTTCGGACGAGAAAGCAAGGACTCGATGTTCGAGACTTTGCGCGGCCAACGGTTCTGGGGCGTCGTCCTCGGCATTGGTTTGGCCGCGCTCATCTCCTCCGGTTTGGCTCACGCCGTCTCCG is a window encoding:
- a CDS encoding NADH-quinone oxidoreductase subunit G; this translates as MSQPTTVTLTIDGFEITVPKGTLVIRAAEQLGIEIPRFCDHPLLAPAGACRQCLVDVEGQRKPLASCTAECTDGMVVRTQETSEVAAKAQEGIMEFLLINHPLDCPTCDKGGECPLQNQAMSTGRTETRMKPEDKRTYRKALPISSQVLLDRERCVLCARCTRFSNEIAGDPFIELMERSALEQVGIYEDEPFESYFSGNTVQICPVGALTGSQYRFRARPFDLVSSESICEHCSAGCAQRSDHRRGKVMRRLAGDDPAVNEEWNCDKGRWGNQYVDAADRILTPLVRGEDGRLHEASWPEALRKAVAGLREAKAAGGVGVLPGGRLTVEDAYAYSKFARVALGTNDIDFRSRPHSSEEAEFLAHAVAGVYPASGGLTYDDIEKAPAVVTVGLEVEEECPILFLRMHKAVRNHGQQAHVVAPFASAGTKKLAAKLHDVVPGGEAAYLSSGVLTEALKSKGAVLLVGERLANQSGAFSAAVKLAADTGARLAWVPRRAGDRGAVEAGCLPGLLPGGGLAESPEDRAQLAQHWDVDQLPEATGRPAWQILKAAADGELGGLLVGGVDPYDFADAPEAEASLYAARFVVSLEIRHSSVTKMADVVLPVAPDVNKSGSYFNWEGRLRLFDRVIKSDLLSDHRVLHLLAEGLGAKLNLDEARSTRAEIASLPDPITRAPAPENAAAKPGEPAAGQAVLATWRQLLDGGSLQDNNDHLAGCAPSPVVRLCQATADAIGAENGGGVAVSSAKGGITLPLEITDMPEGVVWLPTNAPGRGIYRNLGVQAGDVVSVKAFSSPSRGGGCCQGGSTVSAAGAEACK
- the nuoH gene encoding NADH-quinone oxidoreductase subunit NuoH — translated: MNDYLALFGNDPFWLIALKGLATFMVLTLLVLFTIWFERRVVAKMQVRPGPNRNGPFGLLQSLADGLKLAFKEDITPRTADRVIFLAAPVIAVTCAFTAFAVIPMGPEVTILGHLTPLQMTDFEVSVLLVLACSAVGVYGIVLAGWASGSTYSLLGSLRAAAQVVSYEIALGLAVLAVFLQSKLMSTSGIVEAQAGGTQMIIPGTDIEFSVPGWYFLALAPSFVIFLIAMVGETNRAPFDLPEAESELVSGFATEYSTLKYASFFLAEYVNMVTMSALAVTLFLGGWRAPFPENWWPAANEGWFPLIWFFGKVLLLLFVFVWLRGTLPRLRYDQFMRLGWKILVPVSLVWVMVLAALNIGMGSPDTSTRIALVGGAIVIVMAVFVFWPSRDPYEPPTQPDAGLGGYPVPPMDLEVPPNPRALAQVSTKEPAQLPEAEDDDSATANNQGKEE
- the nuoI gene encoding NADH-quinone oxidoreductase subunit NuoI, producing MFGTLRGFGVTFSHMFKKMVTEKYPEEVPPPAPRYHGRHILNRYPDGLEKCIGCELCAWACPADAIYVEGADNTDSERYSPGERYAKNYQINYARCIFCGLCIEACPTRSLTMSNEYELAADNRRDLIFTKEDLLAPLREGMQPAPHKSKAGATDDYYERGVNAPGDAVGGEYSDTERRLGLDRAAPEKGAGQ